TTATCACGCTGTTCGGAGGGCTTGTGGTGCGCAGCGCAGCACGGAGCGACCCAAACCAGTGCAAACCGAGCGCAGAGCCCTGCAGGGCAGGCTCAGCCAGCCCGCGCAGAGCTCTGCACTATCCCGAGTATTTCTATTCATTTACCTTGAAGTCTGAGCCTCCGCTCTGTTTTTCCCTGTGGAAAAAGCTCCAGGTTAGGAGCTTTCCAATCTGACCTCCAGCCTTTCAGTCTAAAGGGCTGACAGCGTTTCTCAGCAGAGCTCTGAAGCATAAAGCTTAACGACAGGTCAAGTAGTACTAACTAGATAAACTTGttcagatgcaatttttttttttttttttaaacacaaattacaTTCAGTTGAATTGCCCAGAACGTTTTCATTTCCTGATGATCTAGTCAGACCAGATCAGTAGTGGCTGAAACACATAAATCTCTGTTTTAGTTTCTGGAAAGGCTGCACTCTGAGTGCATTTTATAGCCatagtattaaaaaagaaaaccaaaaccccacaaatgtAATTATGAAGTTGAACTTTGTTTCTTCCCTGTCTGGCCTTTCTTGACTGGCTTTTGACCTCCCATATAGTATCTGGCTCTCACGTCTACAGTTGCACAACTTTAATGCTTCCCTTTGACTGATGAGATTTATAGGACCAGGTCCCACAAGTTCATTTCTGCATATGTGAATTCTCTAGTGAAATCCTCTTCTGAACTGAAGCCAAGAGCTTCAGTAGGCACGAGATATCAGCTCTAGGAAAAACATTCTGGCTTGGTAGAAAATGTTTACGTAGCTTTGCTGGGAGCAGTATACCATCCTCTCTAAAAACAAGTAACTTGCCACATACTGGGAACTTGAGCTCACTGTAAACTGATACCTTCTAAAcatcatatttttttatttttatcccttttAATTGCAAAGTCATCCATGGAGCTGTCAAACCTCTGATTTCTAACTGTCAGTGTAACTGTGGTACTATATCTGTCTGCATTTCCAGTATCTGACAGGTCTTGGAGCAGACATCCTATATATAGCCCTGCAAGATCAGATTCCTGCACAGTCAGCAGAGGCACCCAAGTGTGGTTTCCCTGCATATGTCAAATGATTTATCATGTATAAAGAAACCATGGTCCAGCAGGTAGGATTActtatttcctcctcccccaccccccaggaATTTcaattcttgttccttttttctcttcagacgAAATGGaccaaaaaaaagatgtttcacCCTTTCTATGTGTCTATCTGCAGACACACAGCAGCTCTATTGCGATTTCCAACCACTCCAAGGTTTGATGCATGAGTGCTGATGCTACGGCGTGGGCACGCTGTGCTCACAGGGTCCTGCAGCACAGGACCAGGCTGGCAGCACCTCGTGCTTCTACCTCAAGATATGGAAAATCCCCCAAACCAGTACCTAAGGGGGTGGACTCAGACCATGTTGGGGTGATGGGGCTCACCTGGTTCTGCAAGGTCTTCTGCAGGTTGGTCCCTCAGCCACCCACACCGGGGCCTGGCTGCGGGGTGCTGCGGGAAGGTGTGCCAGGGAGTTCAGCTTCAGCAAAGCCCGGTGCAAGGGGGGACCGACCCATGTCTGGGAGCCTGGAAAAATTTCCAGATCTCACTTAAAACCACACTATCACTTAAAGCCAGTACCTTCTCTTGTAGGTTGTGATGGTTTTCCCAGTAAGACTGGATTTCCTGTTGGACAATGTCCAGCAGCTTGTAAATTAAACTgcgggaagggaggagggaaacaaGCCCTGCAACCACGCTGCTGCTTTCCCACCTTAATTTAGCACCGGGACAGAAAGCAGTCATAACAAGAACAATAATTCtcaattgctttggaaaaaaccccacacttatttatttccaaatcttGATGGTGAATTTTACATGTTTGGGTAGATTACATTGGTTTTGTAAAGGCTATTTTGGTTTTACTCTACGTACATGAATGCTTGatacaaaagattaaaaatgctcCACgttctgctcttcctctttcattAGAGGTCATTAGAGGAGTCTCAGCATACTACTTCCCATCTTTTAGGAAAAGATTAACAATTAAGTGATTGGAAATAGCTAATTGCTGTTTCATCTGGACATAACATTGCCACATTAATAATGTAAACCAAAGTAATCCAATAACGGAAACCTTTCCTATGTCAAGAGTTCAAATGAGCATTTATGTATCGATTCAGCAAGTCATTTGACCACAGATTTAAAGTTAAAGCTCTCACATGAAGTCTTTCATGTCTTCTTACAGCACCAAAAGATGCACTTATTAAGGAATCTGCCCAAGTCTCATCAGTCATTTTGTCTAACTAAAGGAGAAATTGTGTTTCACTGGAATTGGgccaaaatctgaattttcaccTTCACTGATAGTACCAGGTgaggaggggggctggggagctggggcagggatCAGGATCTACTTTGTCATATTCTTGTGGATATTTAGCTGACTTTTTTAATGCGTTTGtacattttgaaatatcattgtagaaaaataaaattaaaaattgaaacattatttcaaagcaaaataaacttatTCTGCTCATACAATAATCACAGCAAAACATTCTGACCTTACTCTGTTaatatttgaatttcaaagggTTTTCAAATATCTTCTCATTAACCTGAATCTGCACTTTCTGGTGAGTGAAATTTtatccccccacctcctcctttctAATTGATCTACCTTATTTCTAATTTGCTCTCCCCACCCATTTCCCTTCATAATGCTTGTCCACAGCATGGCTACTACAACACTTCAGTTTGAAATCTGCATTTGGCTTCCAGGTATTGGACTAAGTTCTGCAACATGCTCCCTTTCTCTATTTGCCACATTAGGAAGTTAAAAAACAGcgtgtatatacacacacccacaATTTTACTGAGGACTGGGCTAGGCTGCAAAATTAGGATCTTGGTTTCGAAGACACTCCGCAGGCAAAGCAAGCTCATTTCAGAGAACTAGATTGttctgctaaaaaagaaaagggcagaaacAGATGTGACACGCTTATCCCGATCCCAATTGGCAAGCTTAGGAACACTTGCAGCAAGGTTTTAGCTCAGGCTTGTCCTCATTTGCAGTAATTAAAAGAGTAAGAGCATGGCCTGCTTTTGGTAAGATCAAAGGTATCAGAAATGGAATAAGTAGATTTTTTGTCTTCTCCTGTAAGTTGTGATGGTTTTCTCAGTAAGTCTTGATTTCTTGTTGGACTACTTCCAGCAGTAACTGTAGTTTGTGTGTAAGATAATCTGAAAGGatgataaaaaagaagaaagtttagTCCAGAGGAAATCTTGAGATATGGCTGAAAATCAGAGCATCAGCACTGATGGCTGGAGCACTTTATGTTAGCAGATCACTGtaactgtttcctttcttgcCGTATGTTTTCTTCTATTCACTCGTTACTGATACACCTCAGCCTAACatcaaatcaaaagaaaacaagattcaTAGCTGAAATTATAAATTAAACTCAAAACTAGGCTCTTGTTTCTGAGTAAATCATTGTGCCAAAGGAAATCTGTGCTAGGCATGGCATGGAGTGGAGATGTATTTCATTTACACACTCACATCTGTGCCCAAAACCATCCTGGCCTCTTCACCAAATAGATAGCCCACAGGTGGCACCATCTTCTCCCACCAGTCCTCTCCCCAGCCTTTCAGCAGCTATGCTTGTGCACAGGGTTACAGCGTCTGCCAATCAGTCTCTCCGTCCTAACTTTTGATCTTGTTGCTCAGCGTCAGCCACTTTTGACCAAGAGGTGGTGATCATGAAGGAATGATAAAGTTTAGTAGAAACCAGGGCTGAGTAGTGAAAGCGACCCTCTCAGTTCCCCCCATTCGTAGACCTCAACCCTGCCTTTTCTAAAGCAAAGCATCAGGCTGGCTTATCAGTGTATTCACAAGCCGGGCAGACACAGCCCGTCCCTGGCTGCCAACCACCCGCAGTACAGCCTACCCCTCGTCTCTTCGGCTGCAGAGGCTGTGTCTTGGAAAGCCATTGAACAGGTGGCAGGGGTCATGATTTGGGTTTCATGAGGTCTGTTGGTCATGGAGCAATTTGCGTTTAGAGATGAGCCCTGGGAACAAACCAACATCCCCAGCCCTGAGCGTGTTTAGGTCCACAATACTGAAACTCAAACGCGTACTTACAAAACGGGCTACTGCAACGACGTGACATTTGCCTATGGATTATGAGGTAGTAGACTGGAAAACCACTTAAAACCATGGTGCATCCAATGCTAATGTTCACAGGGTCTGAGTAGAAAGACATTGCCACTGTGAAGAGGCAGATGACGGTAAAAGAGACAGGAATGAACAGGGGAACCTGGGGAAAAGAGCACAGAAGACTCTCAGGCAAAACCGACAGCTGTAGCAAAATCAGCTTCCATACGTGCCAGCACACACTGTATTTACTTCTCCATCttaaagaagatgagaaaaaccATGTATCCACTGTTTCTGGACAATCCGTTGTGAACAAGTAGGATGCACAGAATAAAAATTGACTTGTACCACCCTTGGAGCCCAGGGTGCCCTGTGAGGCGCGTACCTCCTTCCTAATATAAGGCTCACCTCACTCTCGACTGGAAGCCAAGCAGGGGGGAGAAGCCACCTATACCCCACTGCTCTCTGAATGTATTGCACCTGTGCATGCACACGCAAACGTACCTACTTGCCACCTGCGGCAACCGCTGGTGGAAAATCTGAAGCCAAGAGTAGAAGCAGTGCtttgaaataaactgttctttggTTATAACAGTCATCGCTCATTTTGACCTGCCTCCGGCTTGCCTGAGGCTTAAAGTAGTCAAAACCCGATAAACCAGACTCCCTATCTCCATAGCACCTGTATCAAGAACATGAGTTTCAGCGACACCCTGATGAAAGACCAAAGAAGCAGTCAGCACTCCAGTCTTACCCTGTTGGGTGAGCCAATTCATCTGGGTTAGTTGGAGAGTAAATTGGAAGactgcaataaataataaaactgtGAAACATTCCCTTAGTCTTTGGATCCAATCTCAGCCAAGTTACTCCTCACCATAGCTGATAGAATGAAGGAGCTGCTGGTCTCACCTAGGGTGACTATCTCTTTTCCGGTAACAGAGATCCTATTTTGGATGCTGACCATGCTGAGCTGGAAGAGATGAGTTGCTCTAGTGATGGCAGGCATCCAGCCACCAAACTTACATGCTCTTGCTGTCTTTCCAGCCagagcatcccctgccagcctctcCTACATGCGCGCACTCACTCTGCACATCTGCTTGAGGGGTGTGTGAGAGGACTGCTTCCTCCTCTTACCGGTGTTTTCTCACCATTTTCAACTCAAAACGCTGTAGGGGAGGAGAAGTACCAGCACAATCACATATATTTTATGATTTGTCCTGCGTAAGCTGGTGGCAGAAGAAGACCCCTCCGGCCACTAGAGCGCAGCACACGCCCACGCCACCTGCGCGCAGCCCTTCCCTCTCGCAGATAACTGGGCTTTGGGTCTGAAGTGGTTgtaaaaactgggggggggggtcaaccAAACTGAACAAACCCCCAGCATTTCCCTCCCTCACTTAATCTGCCTTTAGGAACCGTTAAAAGCCTAAATCTCTGTCTAAACCAAAATGGGGCAAAATCTCAGCAGCTGAAAACGTCACCAGTGCTATCCACCAACAAACTTCCCCTGAGAAGtgtggtttaaaagaaaaagacaaaacttatttaaaatcTGGTTCTGGGTGAATAATGAGTGCAGCCAGCCAACAAACTGGGAAGCTTCAAGGTCTCTGCTTAAACACGCTGTCTCCAGCAAAGACCGAGAAGAAAAATTACCCCAAACTTCGCATCAGGCCTCGCACGGCTCAGGGCCCTGGGATCCGCGGGAAGCGTTTCTGTCCCCCGAGCTTCTCGCTGACCGGCTGCGCTGTGCCTGTGGCCCCAGaggtctcctctcctccccaggagctggctggcaccACCATGCAGGTGCGACCAGAGGTGGGAACAAACCGTGCAAGCCTCGAGCACCTCCCCGGCCAAACGCCTTCTGCAGGTTATCCGGCAGTGGGAAAGGGGACCCGAGGGCAAGAAAGCTGCTCCGGCACCAATTCCAGCTTGGATGTGAGGGGACTGACTGCTCCCCGTGAACAGGATCGCAGCACCCAGCAGCGTGAGAAGGGCCACTGGAGGGGCCCAGCTGGAGGCTAAGGAAAGGCACGAGAGGACAAAGCATCCTCCAACTTCCCATTGAGGAGGGGGAACTGAATCCCCttgcttccccccttccctttgcCCACTTTTAATGCTTCTCACTGCTTACGGTCACCAGTCCAAATGCGCTGGAGCTTTGCAGGTGCACACGCAGGGCGGTGCCTGTGCAGTAAATCCTGCACTTTCCTGCAAGCTTGTCGCACCAGCAACCAGGAAAACAATGGGTGCACCAGCAGCACTGGTTGGAAACCAGCACGGGAGAAGTCTGGAGGCTGCATGTGTCAGGCAGCTCCTCAAACCCCACCGGCCGCCCGGGCTCTTGGTACAACAGGGCAGCCCACAAAGGTCACACGCGGCTGGAGGCTCACAAAGCCGCGCTGCTCCCTctccccggggcaggagggcaggtcCTTCTCTGTGGGGCCACACACTGCATTGGCCATTAGCTGCTGTTAGCCGACTGCTGAACAAAACACTTCATGGTACACATGCACACATCCTCAGTGCCCGCAGCAGCAACACTTGCACGCAAGCTTCTTTACACTATACAATATTTTTATGCCAGCAGATTATTCCCCTTACGTCAGGTTTGCTCCCAGGGTCCCTCCAGCCATGCTCTTTTCCCCTAAGCCTGGGGGAAACCCTTCTGCTTCTCAGCTTGAGCTGAGACTTACTTACCACTGAAATAACATCCAGGCAAGGATCCCTCCTTGCAGCTCCCTACATGCCTTACTGAGCAATAGGGATCGAGACCCCTTAGAGCCTAAAGGCAATCATGGCCATGTTATGCTCTAATTATTagcaaataagagagagagaagtgacaAGCCTGCACATTTCTGGCTGTTAGATACAGGCCATGCCTTACCTTGAACGGGCTGTGCAGCTCCGGGTAACGGTGGCGATGGACAATGAGCCCGAGGGTGGCTAATCCTATGAAGAGCCACCGGGAAAAGCTGAAGAAGTTCATTAGATGGTAGATATCTCCGATACACACCATGGCAGTAACCAAAGGGAACTGAGCATTGTGAAGATGAAATACAGTCATTAAAGCCTTAGTACGATCCTTGGACTAGAAAGGGTAATATggatcacctcctccagcccccctgcaatcACATGCAGCTACTTCACAGCCCCAACATTTCAGAGGTCAGAGAGCTTTACAAAACAGTGTCACAGACTGAAGGCAAAAGGCCTAAATCCACTATTATGATGTGCTACAGAAAGGAGCAATCCTTTCAAGATCAACAGCATCTTTGATGCTTTATGTCCTAGGCAGGGCAATTAAAACATGCATGATCCAAAAGCCTGCGCTGCCAGTACAAAGGCTACCTACAAAGATACCTGCTAAGTTTTTAGCAGGTCGGCCAAGCTGCAAGAGGCGCTGCCACACAGTTAGGATGGAGCTGGAccattgccagaaaaaaaaatgaaccaaaactGAGAGCATCTCTGCAAATGCTCATTCTCTGCATTTCCACCACACCTGggaatttcagttttccaaacagccccagcctggcagaggTGTTTTCACAGGACACTACCAAGCAGCAACTGTGGCAGATGGTAGGGacagtacttttaaaaaaggtGTCCAAGGCTATAAGGCAGGGACTTCGAGGTAGTGGGTTTGGATACCACTGCTGGCACAAGGGTACTTAATAATTTGCAGCCACTTCCAGTATTCCACCTGGAATTTTTTGGAGGCTGACTTAGTATCTCAACACCCTTTAAAATTCCTCATCTTCTCCAGACTTTGCAAGAAAGCCAAGACTGCAAGAACAGGGCATGTCACACAGCCAGATCTCCTTACCATTAACATGACAGCAGGAAGGGGTGTATGCCTTCGGATGTGGAtcatggagaagagaggaggcCACTGTCCTTCCCTGGAAGCCACAAACAGAGTCCTAGGAAAAGACAGGGAGCCCTATGCATTAGCATCCCACATCCAGACTAGAAATGAGAAGATCAGTCGCTGGACTGACCTGAGGCCAtgaggcagcccctgcccccagCACAGGTCTGCTATTCAAGGCCACAGTTCTGCCTTTAGCCACATTTTTGGGGCATTTGGAAGAAAACCCCCAAGTTGAATTTCCATAGCTCTCCCGGGACCAGTTCAACACAGCACAGAGCCCACCGGCAGGACCACTGGCAGCATCCCCTTGGGTGGCCCATTAGCAGAGACCTTCGGGCAAGTCCAAAGTGACCATGAATTCAGGCtggaaacagaagcaagaaaGTTTCGTGCCATCAGAGAAGGGGTTAATCTTTCCAGTAGGAAGTGGAGGGGTCACGAACTTCAATTCTTTATAAGAGAGGCTGGTGAGTTTATGAAAGGGGATTGTCAGTCTTGatgcctgtatttttttatatatataaatatatataaaaatatatagatataaaaaataaagtgcagTTTCCTCAAATAATAGAGGATTTTCCATCCTCTGGCCAGCTGTTGGAAAATATAGTTTGGCGTACTGACAAAAGGCCAGCTACAAAATGACAGCAGAGAGCTCCTTGCCTCCATCCCTCCTTTGACTCATGAAACGGCAATTAGGGACAAGGCATTGCATCCAATTTTATAAATTTAACGTCCACAAACAAACCATGCCAGAGCatcagctgggctggagcagggcccAAAGCAGCTGGGGCATGAGTGTAAAACTGGTTTTATTGCTGTCTCTGTGGTTTTGCAGGGGTGTGGCTGGCCAGCAGCCAGGGAGGCCCCATCACTGTTTATATGGCCTTTCTGCAGTGATTATGTTAATGGTgccaggatgggggagagaaaggcGATAGGGACACGCAGAACTTCTGTGCTGTCCAGGGACTTCTCATCCACAAAGAAAACCACTATCTAGGGGAGCTAACGGGGAGGATTCTCTGTATTTAATACAGGACTTCAGGGTAGTGGATCAAATAACTCATTAGCTTTTGCACCTTGAAACATCCCTTTCATATcaactgatttttccttttgcaataaAAGCTGTGAAACAGAAGCGGCTCCAGAGAGTTCGCTCAGCTCCTCGGGACCAGCACGACGTGCTTCTCCATGAGCTCTGGCCTCCTCTCCAATTTCAAGGCTCCCATAAGGACATGCAGTGTAGTAGCCAGTGAAGCTGGCAAGATAATTTTTCCATGGAACGAAGCTTTTCTTATTGCTGCAACAAGACTTGTTGAGCCTCAACTATTGATTTAGGAATAGCCCGTCCCCTGTAACATTTCACTGACCTCAGAGCAAAGTCCTTGAGTTTGCCTTTGGCCAGAGATCCTCACAAGAGAGGGACCCTgtgccctgcagcagagcagctgggtgaACCCAGTGAAAGAAGACTCGGTCTCACTGAGCAGCTGCCAACGTCAACAAAGCCTCTGGTTCACCAGAAACATTGACATTTCGCTTTAAACTGGGGATTTAAACTGAAGGGTGGGGGGAGTAGATAAAAATCTTTGTTTGTGACCAGCCCTAGATACCAAAGTCTGGACCTGGCCAGAAATAGAAAGGTAGACTCTTAGCCAACAGGGATCATCCTGTAGTTGACATCCTGGGAGTCAAAGGCCTTATTTTTCCCACAAGAGTGGCTAAAATGCCATCACGTGGGTGGGCAGTTGCACAGGTCACTGGTGCTTCCCTCTGATTCAGTAAGCCAGAAGAGTAATAAATTCTTAGGGGTGTGACCTTGAGAACGTGAAGATTCCTCCATTCATGGTTCCAAAGCAGGACAGTGCGACAAGGACAGGGACCACGGAGATCAGGCTTTTGAAGGCTTGCTGCACAAAACTCTGGAGGAAGAGCAAGCGTGACTTTAGGAACATGTGGTGATCTCTAGACAACATcagagttaaaagaaagaaaacttcctCCATCGAAGGAGTAAAATATAACTCATCAATCTTGCCTTTTCTACTGTCATCTGCAGGTTATCTTTCATTATCTTTTAGGCAAGACTAGAAGAAGTTGCTGTTGCCTGATAATCCAGAGAAATGACAAAGCAATAAAGCATTTTATAGGAAAGCCATCTCCAAAATGCTTGCCATGACCACCCGTTCAGCATAAGCTGACCACACTGAAGAAGGATAACGGTAGGGGTGACGACTCACCACAGCCACAGCAGGAGAAGCCAGAACGTCTTGCGTTCCCAGGACCGTGTAATAGGAGACGTTGGTGAGCATGTACCCCACAATTACCGTGATCACGGACACGATGACAGCCAGGGGGATATTTCTACAAGAAAGGGGAAGAGACACGCACAAGGAACAAGCTGTTGTCCCTTGTTATTCACAGTATCACTGCAGATTGCAGCTGGCGTTGATTAGGTGAACCCACAAACTTATTTCCTCCCATACTGTGTTTGGGAAAGCCACAGTACCCCAGGGGCTGGTAAACCCCAGACGACTTCTTCCCAGCCTTACCGTTCAGGTCTGACCAACTCTTCACGCACAAAGCTGGCCTGAAACCTGCACGGGGggaagagacagggagagagTTTGAGCCATGTCTCGGACACCAGGCTGCTGCCCATGAAGCACCCTCCCGTCACACCTACCAGCCTGAATATGCGAACATGCCTGCGTAAAAAGCCAGGGGCAGCTTATCCAAAACCAACGCCTGTCTGTCAAAAGCATTCTGGAAGTTTTCAGTGTGGCCTGCAGAAGAGATAAACAACAGACACGGAGCAGGGAAATGTCAGAGATGGGCTTCCTTCCCGCAGGATAACAGCCCTTGTACCTCTTGCCCAGACCTGGAAAGAGTGCTTGTGACTTCCGTGGAGCCAGCTATTCAGATTTGTTTCATTGCTTTAATTTGCAGTGCTGTGCTGACGTGTTTACTTCACAAACGGTGACAGAACAAATCAGTCCCCTGTCCAGCTATGGGAGACATTTCAGGAAGGGCAACGGTGGCGGCTGGTTCTGTTTCAGACAGAACCTGCTGTGGGAACGGGAGATCATGGAGACGAGAGGGCCCAAGTTGTCCTGTCCTTTCTTTAGGCCCAAAATTAATTCTCCGGGTTGACACCCCTctttccctgccccagccccctgAGCAGCTGGATGCACACTCCTCTTTGATGTGGTGCAGCCAGCGAGGTGGCTAATTCGGCTCTCGCTGTGCTCCCTCCTGATCCCACCGCCGAAGCGCTgaccccagccccacgctggcCACAGCATGGGAAGCGGGGcggaggagggagcggggactACCATCCTGGCCCCCGCTCCGGCCACgctccctgcccgcggccccTGCCAGCCACCGCGGCTCGCCCGCAGGAGGAGGAACCGAGAAGCAAAGGAGGAACAGAgagcaaagcaaataaaatttaaaaagtagaggTGGCTCAGATAGAGATCCCATTTTACCAACTCCCCCAATTTTCCTAAAAGTTCGCTGCTTGAAataacaaccaaacaaaaaaacaaacaaacaaaaaatcaaagtCAGGATTTGGGGTATGAATCATATTTTATCAAACTCCAA
The genomic region above belongs to Mycteria americana isolate JAX WOST 10 ecotype Jacksonville Zoo and Gardens chromosome 1, USCA_MyAme_1.0, whole genome shotgun sequence and contains:
- the LOC142410513 gene encoding cystine/glutamate transporter-like, with protein sequence MGKDKKEQEAVFLRRKITLLRAFSLLIGSMVGSGIFISPKGVLKNSGSVGFSLVVWFACGLLSMFGALCYAELGTRITKSGGHYIYILETLGPLPSFLFLWAEFFAIRPANSAVVSLAFGRYMLEPFFAPCAAPVPAVKLVSLLGYYMVLTLNSWSVTWSARLQTALSIVKLLALALIIVPGMMLLAQGHTENFQNAFDRQALVLDKLPLAFYAGMFAYSGWFQASFVREELVRPERNIPLAVIVSVITVIVGYMLTNVSYYTVLGTQDVLASPAVAVSFVQQAFKSLISVVPVLVALSCFGTMNGGIFTFSRTLFVASREGQWPPLFSMIHIRRHTPLPAVMLMFPLVTAMVCIGDIYHLMNFFSFSRWLFIGLATLGLIVHRHRYPELHSPFKVPLFIPVSFTVICLFTVAMSFYSDPVNISIGCTMVLSGFPVYYLIIHRQMSRRCSSPFYYLTHKLQLLLEVVQQEIKTY